A window of the Mauremys reevesii isolate NIE-2019 linkage group 26, ASM1616193v1, whole genome shotgun sequence genome harbors these coding sequences:
- the NRTN gene encoding neurturin isoform X2 yields MKVWKFAAIASMLLSSMLSILVCRDMLNGSRKYSPFPSSPSRSASSSALPVGQRRSPRALEHRDPLISQYSTLFESYTEGEIRQLISTLVERYSQSMNSGGHELPLFPKPGNRMKRARARHKPCALKELEVSVSELGLGYESDETVLFRYCSGTCETAVRNYDLSLKNMRLKKKIKKEKVRARPCCRPLAYDDDVSFLDTYNRYYTVNELSAKECGCV; encoded by the exons ATGAAGGTATGGAAGTTTGCAGCCATTGCCTCGATGCTCCTCAGTTCCATGTTGTCCATTTTAGTTTGTAGAGACATGCTCAACGGAAGCCGGAAATACAGCCCCTTCCCTTCCTCGCCGTCAAGGTCAGCCTCCTCTTCTGCCTTGCCTGTAGGCCAGCGGAGATCCCCGCGAGCCCTGGAGCACCGTGACCCACTGATCTCTCAAT ACAGTACCTTGTTTGAAAGCTACACGGAGGGGGAAATCCGACAGCTGATCTCCACGCTGGTCGAGAGGTACAGCCAGTCCATGAACTCCGGGGGGCATGAGCTGCCGCTCTTCCCTAAGCCTGGGAACCGCATGAAGCGAGCCCGGGCCCGTCACAAACCCTGCGCCCTGAAGGAGCTGGAGGTGAGCGTCAGCGAGCTGGGCCTGGGCTATGAGTCAGACGAGACCGTGCTGTTCCGCTACTGCAGCGGCACGTGCGAGACGGCCGTCAGGAACTACGACCTCTCCCTGAAGAACATGAGGCTCAAGAAAAAGATcaaaaaggagaaggtcagagcCCGGCCTTGCTGCAGGCCTCTCGCGTACGACGACGATGTCTCCTTCCTGGACACTTACAACCGCTACTACACCGTCAACGAGCTGTCGGCCAAGGAATGTGGCTGCGTGTGA
- the NRTN gene encoding neurturin isoform X3 has protein sequence MLNGSRKYSPFPSSPSRSASSSALPVGQRRSPRALEHRDPLISQYSTLFESYTEGEIRQLISTLVERYSQSMNSGGHELPLFPKPGNRMKRARARHKPCALKELEVSVSELGLGYESDETVLFRYCSGTCETAVRNYDLSLKNMRLKKKIKKEKVRARPCCRPLAYDDDVSFLDTYNRYYTVNELSAKECGCV, from the exons ATGCTCAACGGAAGCCGGAAATACAGCCCCTTCCCTTCCTCGCCGTCAAGGTCAGCCTCCTCTTCTGCCTTGCCTGTAGGCCAGCGGAGATCCCCGCGAGCCCTGGAGCACCGTGACCCACTGATCTCTCAAT ACAGTACCTTGTTTGAAAGCTACACGGAGGGGGAAATCCGACAGCTGATCTCCACGCTGGTCGAGAGGTACAGCCAGTCCATGAACTCCGGGGGGCATGAGCTGCCGCTCTTCCCTAAGCCTGGGAACCGCATGAAGCGAGCCCGGGCCCGTCACAAACCCTGCGCCCTGAAGGAGCTGGAGGTGAGCGTCAGCGAGCTGGGCCTGGGCTATGAGTCAGACGAGACCGTGCTGTTCCGCTACTGCAGCGGCACGTGCGAGACGGCCGTCAGGAACTACGACCTCTCCCTGAAGAACATGAGGCTCAAGAAAAAGATcaaaaaggagaaggtcagagcCCGGCCTTGCTGCAGGCCTCTCGCGTACGACGACGATGTCTCCTTCCTGGACACTTACAACCGCTACTACACCGTCAACGAGCTGTCGGCCAAGGAATGTGGCTGCGTGTGA
- the NRTN gene encoding neurturin isoform X1 yields MQGSAPKSFNVLTCSKMKVWKFAAIASMLLSSMLSILVCRDMLNGSRKYSPFPSSPSRSASSSALPVGQRRSPRALEHRDPLISQYSTLFESYTEGEIRQLISTLVERYSQSMNSGGHELPLFPKPGNRMKRARARHKPCALKELEVSVSELGLGYESDETVLFRYCSGTCETAVRNYDLSLKNMRLKKKIKKEKVRARPCCRPLAYDDDVSFLDTYNRYYTVNELSAKECGCV; encoded by the exons AGTTTCAATGTTCTGACTTGCTCTAAGATGAAGGTATGGAAGTTTGCAGCCATTGCCTCGATGCTCCTCAGTTCCATGTTGTCCATTTTAGTTTGTAGAGACATGCTCAACGGAAGCCGGAAATACAGCCCCTTCCCTTCCTCGCCGTCAAGGTCAGCCTCCTCTTCTGCCTTGCCTGTAGGCCAGCGGAGATCCCCGCGAGCCCTGGAGCACCGTGACCCACTGATCTCTCAAT ACAGTACCTTGTTTGAAAGCTACACGGAGGGGGAAATCCGACAGCTGATCTCCACGCTGGTCGAGAGGTACAGCCAGTCCATGAACTCCGGGGGGCATGAGCTGCCGCTCTTCCCTAAGCCTGGGAACCGCATGAAGCGAGCCCGGGCCCGTCACAAACCCTGCGCCCTGAAGGAGCTGGAGGTGAGCGTCAGCGAGCTGGGCCTGGGCTATGAGTCAGACGAGACCGTGCTGTTCCGCTACTGCAGCGGCACGTGCGAGACGGCCGTCAGGAACTACGACCTCTCCCTGAAGAACATGAGGCTCAAGAAAAAGATcaaaaaggagaaggtcagagcCCGGCCTTGCTGCAGGCCTCTCGCGTACGACGACGATGTCTCCTTCCTGGACACTTACAACCGCTACTACACCGTCAACGAGCTGTCGGCCAAGGAATGTGGCTGCGTGTGA